GAATGCTAGAATCAAATGTAAAATGGACTGAGTGATGTGATGTCTGGACACAACCTCAAATCAGTGGTGCCTTCTTATTCCTAATAAGATTTAGATAGTGTCTATTTTCTTAATATCTATGTTGCTATCCAGACATGTACTATGCCATGCATATTTGTACTATAGTGAAAATGGAGGAGGAAATGTTTGCATACACTGTCTTTATGCTTTGgaatgaatttaaaaacaaaaatgttttattggGTATAAAACTTCATGTTCACCAGAATCAGGCTAGTTTTCCGCATATGCTGCTTCATTTTTCTCAGATCCATAGtgatttcctgttttctctgcttGGAGGTACTTAATGTACTTTCTGTGTCATGtttaagaaagtatttttaaacatacatttaaaattacaaaatctGAAATGGTTCAAAAGCGATAATATGATTCTGGACAGATATAATAACCAAAAGAATTGTTACAGTGTTTTCTGTGGAACCAAAAATAAGAAGGAAGTAGATTAttgttaaaaattatattttttgccTGTAACAGTGTTAACAGTTTTATTGACACGCAGAATCGGTAGGCAGTTTGAAATACTCAGTGAAAGTGGAGTACCAAGTGAAGAAGAGCAGCATGTAACAGAAAAGCAGTATACTAACCTCAGTTCAGGAATAAACCAGTTCTGATTAGTCCCTTAGTGTTGAAATTGAAATATTGGATGCTTTGCAGTCTTAAAAATGTATTGATTTTTGAGTCACCCACTTCCTGCTTAAGCCAAAGTTTTAAAGGTGTAACTAACAGAAAACTCTTCTCTTTCTTAAAGTTAATAACAAAGCTGTTATCCATGCCATGTATCTTAATTttgacagacagaaaaaaaatccttctttctcaaaagaaaaaaaaaaaagctacttgtGAAATATAATATACTGTAACCTTGTGGCTTCATTGTCTAAGTCAGCATATGCAGGACAATTGGCAGACAATTTCATTGTAGCTTTAGGCACCTTACCCATGATACCGTGGCTTACTTCTTGGCTCCTTATCCTAACTTTTTTCCTGTCTAATGAGGCGTTGGTGGATATTTATCCTGTCTGAATTTTCATACAAGAAAAGCTGAATCTTCTGTCACTCAAGTTATATAAATGAGAAAACATTAATAATTACTGTACTGAGAGGAAGTGTCATGATagccatttgttttcttaatgtaTTGGTTAATTTCAGTACCAACCTTCATCCTTACTCAgaactttctttaaaatgcaagaAGCTTGTGGTAAGGAATCAAGGCTGTTTTTAGTATTTGAACATAATGGCACTGGACAATAACTTGTTTAAATGCTTTCCATTATTTCTAGTCCCTTTTTGCAGGATGATGTCATAGTTACTTTAATAGTTCCATTATTAACTAATGGATTTTTCCTGTTAAGGCCGGACATTTGTGCCTTCATTTCTAAGCCGAAAGTTTGCATGGAGGAAAaccccaacttttttttttttttttataatttcaaCACTGCATATGAAAGAGAGTGACCATGGATGTTACAATACTATGCCTCTTTCTGCTCAGAATCCTTATTGAGAGCAAAGGCTTCTGGACTACAGAAGTTTTCAGTTAGAGCTTTACTTGAactctctcttcttcctacGCTGTACCAACAGGATTTAACTCCATTAATCAACCCTGCTCCATGAACGATgtttaaagctgaaacacaccTATTAcaagtagattaaaaaaaaaacccttgagcacctttaaaaggaagaaagaaagaaaaagtcttcagttactttcattttcttattgtACTATTCATTCTTTTTAAGGAATGGACTTAAATTTCTGGTGATGCTTTACcttcattttgacttttttttccccttagataAAATGtgattagtattttattttgttttccttgaataAGTTCTTTGAAATCAGACAAAGTTAGATGAATGTTGATCATGCAGTTGTTGAGTAGCTACTCCTGTAATATTGCCCAATTTCTGCCTCTTAAGCAGTCTTTAGTTACACTTGAAGTGTGATGTTTTTTACAACTAAGCAATTGAACTCTTGCATTCTGGTTGAATGTTGATATCctttgttctgttgtttttggtttttgcaACAGCACATTGTCACAAGTGCCATTTTTTGACTGTTTTaggaaatgcttttatttgcttttatcaTGTATATAGTGACGTGCTTCTATTTCTTGTTTGGAAAATGCCAATTTTCTCCCATTGTTTTCCTTCTATGTATAACAGCTGCATTAACAGTTGGAAGCCGAATAATGTTGTGAATAAGTTGTATGAGTTAGTGTTTTTACCTGCGGTCCTATTTATGAGTTCTTAAAATTCaccatttgtgtttttattgatGGGGATAATTGTGTGTTACTCAATGTGATCAAACTCAGTTCCTCAGTTGTGTacgcaggggaaaaaataaaaaacgcTTAAGCTGTCCGTCAGCAGAAGCCGAGACAATTTAGGTCACTATTAAACTGTATGTGATAGTGagtgtaaaataaaatgctgcatAACCCACAGCGTGTTGGTTCTTTGTGGGGACTACGTTTGACAGACGTGGGGTGTGTTTTTATTCGTGtgaggctggggagggcaggaagGGGCAGCCTGGCGCCCGTGAGGCGCCCAACGGCCGCGCGGGACGTAGCGCTTTGAagtccccgggggggggggggcggggcgcAGCAGCCGGGCGGAAGCGCCGCGTGAAGCcgcgggggcggggcctggcgAGCGCCGCCCGGCCTTGGGCGTCACCGTGCGCTCCTCCCCGCGGCGCCGCCGGCGGGCAGCGAGGGGCGTGCGCATGCGCTCTGCCCgcacggcggcggcggtggaCGCGCGTGCcgcggaggcggcggcgccggTGCCGCCGATGGCCAAGCGCGGCGCGGAGCCGTTGGTGTGTCACGTGCCCTGCAAGCGCGTCCTGCgcgagccgccgccgccccgcgcggCCGAGAGGCGGCCCCGGGCTGAGgcggccgccgccggccccgccgccgccaagCGGAAGCTGGAGGAGGCCGAGGCGCCGCCGGGCAAGCGGCACGGGCTGCGGGGCGGCGGGCCCCGCAACGAGCAGGGCGGGGACGCGGCCGCGGCCACGGCcacggggaggcggcggcggcggggggcggcggcggcggcggcgcaggacgggcggccggcggagggaggcggcggccggggcAAGGAGGCGGCGGGCGACGAGG
This region of Anas platyrhynchos isolate ZD024472 breed Pekin duck chromosome Z, IASCAAS_PekinDuck_T2T, whole genome shotgun sequence genomic DNA includes:
- the CZH9orf40 gene encoding uncharacterized protein C9orf40 homolog; the protein is MRSARTAAAVDARAAEAAAPVPPMAKRGAEPLVCHVPCKRVLREPPPPRAAERRPRAEAAAAGPAAAKRKLEEAEAPPGKRHGLRGGGPRNEQGGDAAAATATGRRRRRGAAAAAAQDGRPAEGGGGRGKEAAGDEQEEFCQYNSFLYWRTPLPAIDLSDIQNLDGETTPADKTASRTDTMETEMET